A genomic window from Prosthecobacter sp. SYSU 5D2 includes:
- the rplR gene encoding 50S ribosomal protein L18: protein MAAKNRKLTRSRIHARIRKTLSGTSQRPRLAVYFSNSNVYAQLIDDVAGKTIVSASTKEKGFGESRANSATAAKVGQAVAERALAANVTAVVFDRGGFTYHGKVKALADAAREKGLKF, encoded by the coding sequence ATGGCAGCGAAGAACCGCAAACTCACCCGCTCGCGTATCCACGCGCGCATCCGCAAGACTCTCAGTGGCACCTCTCAGCGTCCACGTCTGGCAGTTTATTTTTCAAACTCCAACGTGTATGCCCAGCTCATTGACGATGTGGCAGGCAAGACCATCGTGTCCGCCTCCACCAAGGAAAAAGGCTTTGGCGAAAGCCGTGCCAACAGTGCTACCGCCGCGAAGGTGGGCCAGGCTGTTGCCGAGCGCGCCCTGGCCGCCAATGTCACAGCCGTGGTTTTCGACCGTGGCGGCTTCACCTATCACGGCAAAGTGAAAGCACTGGCCGACGCCGCCCGCGAAAAGGGTCTGAAATTCTAA
- the rplE gene encoding 50S ribosomal protein L5: MEPLLQKLYKDTVRDALKTQLELGNVHQVPKLEKIVLNCSVGSQGERKQAIEDAVNEVTLITGQKPVVTLSKKAIANFKLRQGEPVGVKVTLRGTRMYDFLMRLVKTAIPRIRDFRGVAPKAFDGRGNYTLGINDQSIFPEIELDKVKRTLGFDITFVTSTNNDDHARELLRALGMPFRGKTAVNKAGESVEAAA, from the coding sequence ATGGAACCCCTGCTGCAAAAGCTCTATAAAGATACTGTCCGCGACGCGCTGAAGACTCAGCTCGAACTCGGTAACGTCCATCAAGTCCCGAAGCTTGAGAAGATCGTCCTCAACTGCTCGGTCGGCTCTCAAGGTGAGCGCAAGCAGGCCATTGAAGACGCCGTCAACGAAGTGACCCTGATCACCGGCCAAAAGCCCGTCGTCACTCTTTCCAAGAAGGCCATCGCCAACTTCAAACTCCGCCAGGGTGAGCCTGTCGGTGTGAAGGTCACCCTTCGTGGCACCCGCATGTATGACTTCCTCATGCGCCTGGTGAAGACCGCCATTCCCCGCATTCGTGACTTCCGCGGTGTCGCCCCGAAAGCCTTTGACGGCCGTGGCAACTACACCCTCGGCATCAACGACCAGTCCATTTTCCCTGAGATCGAGCTCGACAAGGTCAAGCGCACTCTCGGCTTCGACATCACATTCGTGACCTCGACCAACAACGATGACCATGCGCGTGAATTGTTGCGCGCCCTCGGTATGCCCTTCCGTGGCAAGACCGCCGTGAACAAGGCTGGTGAGTCCGTTGAAGCCGCCGCTTAA
- the rpsE gene encoding 30S ribosomal protein S5: MAAATLSPAGESSDSRPDTIEKVVHINRCAKVVKGGRRFSFSALVVAGDQQGKVGCGFGKANEVADAIKKATEASRKNMNRVHLNNNTIPHEVIGEHGGGCIMLKPATPGTGIIAGGGARAVLEAAGVRDVIGKSLGSSNHANVVKATLAALGALRPRDEIFRARGKEIKEKKAL; encoded by the coding sequence ATGGCAGCAGCTACACTCAGTCCCGCAGGCGAATCCTCTGATTCCCGCCCTGATACCATCGAAAAAGTGGTGCACATCAACCGATGCGCCAAGGTCGTGAAAGGCGGTCGTCGTTTCAGCTTTTCCGCTCTCGTCGTCGCCGGCGACCAGCAGGGCAAAGTCGGTTGCGGTTTCGGCAAGGCCAACGAGGTCGCTGACGCGATCAAGAAAGCCACGGAAGCCTCCCGCAAAAACATGAACCGCGTGCACCTTAACAACAACACCATCCCTCATGAGGTGATCGGTGAGCACGGTGGCGGTTGCATCATGCTCAAGCCCGCCACGCCGGGTACGGGCATCATCGCCGGTGGTGGCGCACGTGCCGTGCTGGAAGCAGCCGGTGTCCGTGACGTCATCGGCAAGTCCCTGGGTTCCAGCAATCACGCCAACGTCGTGAAGGCCACCCTGGCTGCCCTCGGCGCCCTGCGCCCACGTGACGAAATCTTCCGCGCCCGCGGCAAAGAGATCAAAGAGAAGAAGGCTCTGTAA
- a CDS encoding GIY-YIG nuclease family protein produces MNPSAEAAAAVDTAVADLAAVPKPWCLYVLRCRDGSLYCGITNDLPRRLDMHREGKGAKYTRGRGPLWLIGSWCHADMSAALKAERVFKALGRAQKEKWLEANLQPS; encoded by the coding sequence ATGAACCCCTCTGCTGAAGCGGCTGCCGCTGTTGACACCGCTGTCGCTGACTTAGCTGCAGTGCCCAAGCCCTGGTGCCTGTATGTGCTGCGCTGCCGGGATGGCAGCCTCTACTGCGGCATCACCAATGACCTGCCCCGGCGGCTGGACATGCACCGGGAGGGGAAGGGGGCCAAATACACACGCGGGCGCGGCCCGCTATGGCTCATCGGCTCCTGGTGCCATGCGGACATGTCCGCCGCGCTGAAGGCAGAGCGGGTCTTCAAGGCGCTGGGCCGTGCCCAAAAAGAAAAATGGCTGGAGGCGAACCTCCAGCCATCTTAA
- the rplO gene encoding 50S ribosomal protein L15, protein MQLHDVQPRPGAKKRRKRIGCGESSGHGKTSCKGHKGQKARAGAGIRPGFEGGQMPLHRRLPKKGFSNVQFRDVYEVVNVGALNAFEDGTVVNEAFLREHNIVNRNCDAIKILGNGELTRKLTVEVKNVSASAREKIEKAGGTIAA, encoded by the coding sequence ATGCAACTTCATGATGTCCAACCTCGCCCAGGGGCGAAAAAGCGCCGCAAGCGTATCGGCTGCGGTGAAAGCTCCGGTCACGGCAAGACCTCCTGTAAAGGACACAAAGGTCAGAAGGCCCGCGCAGGTGCCGGTATCCGCCCTGGTTTCGAAGGCGGCCAGATGCCCCTTCACCGCCGCCTTCCGAAGAAGGGCTTCAGCAACGTGCAGTTCCGCGACGTCTATGAAGTGGTCAACGTGGGCGCCCTGAACGCTTTTGAAGACGGCACCGTCGTCAACGAAGCTTTCCTGCGTGAGCACAATATCGTGAACCGCAACTGCGATGCCATCAAGATCCTCGGCAATGGCGAACTGACCCGCAAGCTGACTGTTGAAGTCAAGAACGTCAGTGCCTCTGCCCGCGAGAAGATTGAGAAGGCCGGTGGCACCATCGCCGCCTGA
- the rpmC gene encoding 50S ribosomal protein L29 translates to MKIKELRELSVDELNARRRELRQEMLNLRMQQQSGQLENPSRIKVLRREVARIETIITDRTHAAAAKAA, encoded by the coding sequence ATGAAGATCAAAGAACTCCGTGAACTCTCCGTAGATGAGCTCAACGCACGCCGCCGTGAGTTGCGCCAGGAGATGCTGAACCTGCGCATGCAGCAGCAGAGCGGCCAGCTCGAAAACCCGTCCCGCATCAAGGTGCTGCGTCGTGAAGTGGCCCGGATTGAGACCATCATCACCGACCGCACCCATGCCGCCGCCGCCAAGGCTGCCTGA
- the lepB gene encoding signal peptidase I, with protein sequence MHTLPSNELALGPVSKRKPSTAINLSLFLPGLGQVYCGALGRGLLHLCALTALLVVALVFLAAQSVPPKNILITVAILSVIPTAYSTWDARRMALASREDYRLKDYNRISVYVALIFLTMPIITGLGFSVRENFLHIFTMTGSSMSPTFDEGDRIFVRKDSYRDRQPEHNDLVAFLNPANRRQTWVKRVIALPGDVLEIKEGIVHLNGMAIKEAVGVHLDKTNLPPITIPDHHCYVLGDNRADSKDSRHIGPVPMIALVGNVLSWR encoded by the coding sequence ATGCACACCCTTCCTTCAAACGAACTGGCCCTTGGCCCCGTCAGCAAACGGAAGCCATCCACAGCCATCAACCTGTCACTCTTTCTCCCCGGTCTCGGACAGGTTTACTGCGGTGCCCTTGGTCGCGGACTTCTTCACCTCTGCGCACTTACGGCTCTCCTCGTCGTTGCCCTCGTCTTTCTCGCGGCGCAGTCCGTCCCCCCGAAGAATATTCTCATCACCGTCGCCATTCTCTCAGTGATCCCCACCGCCTACTCCACATGGGATGCCCGCCGAATGGCGCTCGCCAGCCGCGAAGACTATCGCCTCAAAGATTACAACCGTATTTCCGTCTATGTCGCCCTCATCTTCCTCACAATGCCCATCATCACCGGCCTCGGCTTCTCCGTTCGCGAAAACTTTCTCCACATCTTCACCATGACCGGCAGCTCGATGAGCCCTACATTTGACGAAGGTGACAGAATCTTTGTCCGCAAAGACAGCTACCGTGACCGCCAGCCCGAACACAACGACCTCGTCGCCTTCCTCAACCCCGCGAATCGTCGGCAAACTTGGGTTAAGCGAGTCATCGCCCTGCCAGGGGATGTCCTGGAGATCAAAGAAGGCATCGTCCACCTCAACGGGATGGCCATCAAAGAAGCCGTCGGCGTCCATCTCGACAAAACCAACCTCCCCCCGATCACCATCCCTGACCACCACTGCTATGTGCTAGGAGACAACCGCGCCGACTCAAAAGACAGCCGTCACATCGGACCCGTGCCCATGATTGCTCTCGTCGGAAACGTTCTATCGTGGAGGTAG
- the map gene encoding type I methionyl aminopeptidase, with product MGLLSSNKIFTRHGAQQQGIREACQMARDILLKTAALAQVGITTGEVDRAAAAEMKARGCKSAFLGYRKFPGHICISINEEVVHGIGGPRVIQDGDIVKIDVGIEYNGWIGDNALTVPVGNVAKETLHLLAATEESLHVAIRHARDGWMLGDLCASVEEHVIQYGYTVVREFVGHGVGRKLHEEPQIPNYGRKGDRPRLKSGMTLAIEPMINLGTAKTRVLSDNWTAITQDRKPSAHFEHVVLVTEKEPEVLTLRKRMFPKGVEDLTPLPVSALF from the coding sequence ATGGGTTTACTCAGCAGCAACAAGATCTTCACCCGCCACGGTGCCCAACAGCAGGGCATCCGCGAGGCCTGCCAGATGGCCCGCGACATCCTGCTGAAAACGGCCGCCCTGGCCCAGGTGGGCATCACTACCGGCGAGGTGGACCGCGCCGCTGCGGCAGAAATGAAAGCCCGGGGCTGCAAAAGCGCCTTCTTGGGCTATCGCAAATTTCCCGGCCACATCTGCATCTCCATCAATGAAGAAGTCGTCCACGGCATCGGCGGCCCCCGCGTGATCCAGGACGGCGACATTGTGAAAATTGATGTCGGGATTGAATACAATGGCTGGATCGGTGACAACGCCCTGACGGTGCCCGTCGGCAATGTGGCCAAAGAAACCCTGCACCTGCTGGCGGCCACGGAGGAATCCCTCCACGTCGCCATCCGCCACGCCCGCGATGGCTGGATGCTGGGTGATCTGTGCGCCTCCGTGGAGGAGCATGTCATCCAGTACGGTTACACTGTGGTGCGTGAATTCGTCGGCCACGGGGTGGGGCGCAAGCTTCATGAAGAGCCGCAGATCCCGAACTATGGCCGCAAAGGTGACCGCCCCCGGCTGAAGTCTGGCATGACGCTGGCCATTGAGCCCATGATCAATCTGGGCACCGCCAAAACGCGTGTGCTCTCTGACAACTGGACTGCCATCACCCAGGACCGTAAGCCCAGTGCTCACTTTGAGCATGTGGTGCTGGTGACCGAGAAAGAGCCCGAAGTACTGACGCTGCGCAAGCGCATGTTCCCCAAAGGTGTCGAGGACCTGACCCCGCTACCGGTGAGTGCTTTGTTTTAG
- a CDS encoding SWIB/MDM2 domain-containing protein, whose protein sequence is MKPVQPDEVLAAVVGSTPLSRGELTKKVWDYIKAKGLQDQNKKTLINADEALKKVFGGKEQVTMFEMTKLISGHVK, encoded by the coding sequence ATGAAACCCGTCCAGCCGGATGAAGTCCTGGCTGCTGTCGTTGGCTCCACCCCCCTTTCCCGCGGCGAACTGACCAAAAAAGTCTGGGACTACATCAAGGCCAAAGGCCTGCAGGACCAGAACAAGAAGACCCTGATCAATGCGGACGAAGCCTTGAAGAAGGTTTTCGGTGGCAAAGAACAGGTGACCATGTTTGAGATGACCAAGCTCATCTCCGGTCACGTGAAGTAA
- the rplP gene encoding 50S ribosomal protein L16 — protein MALLPSRVKHRKTQRGSRSGTASRGNKLDFGEFGLQTLDRGWIKNNQIEACRVAINRYLKRKGKVFIRIFPHKPVTARPPETRMGKGKGSPEFWVAVVLPGHMLFEVSGVNEATAREACRLAANKLGLRTRFVTRGASI, from the coding sequence ATGGCCCTTCTTCCCAGTCGTGTAAAACATCGCAAGACCCAGCGCGGCAGCCGCTCTGGCACCGCCTCCCGTGGCAACAAACTCGACTTCGGTGAGTTTGGCCTTCAGACCCTGGACCGTGGGTGGATCAAAAACAACCAGATCGAGGCCTGCCGTGTCGCGATCAACCGTTACCTCAAGCGTAAGGGTAAGGTTTTCATCCGCATCTTCCCTCACAAGCCTGTGACCGCCCGCCCGCCAGAAACCCGAATGGGTAAAGGCAAAGGCTCCCCGGAATTCTGGGTGGCGGTGGTTCTCCCTGGTCACATGCTTTTCGAAGTCTCCGGCGTCAATGAAGCGACCGCCCGTGAAGCCTGCCGCCTGGCAGCCAACAAACTCGGCCTCCGCACACGTTTTGTGACGCGCGGTGCCTCCATCTAA
- the rpsQ gene encoding 30S ribosomal protein S17 gives MSEATTAEAPSAEAQPVKAPVRKERVGVVVSDKMNKTIVVEVERRVPHPRFKKIIRKTSKFYAHDENEQAKVGDKVLISECRPLSKLKRWNLVEVQKH, from the coding sequence ATGAGTGAGGCTACAACAGCAGAAGCGCCATCCGCAGAAGCGCAACCCGTCAAGGCTCCCGTCCGCAAGGAACGCGTGGGCGTGGTGGTTTCCGACAAGATGAACAAGACCATCGTGGTCGAAGTGGAGCGCCGCGTGCCGCACCCACGGTTCAAAAAGATCATCCGCAAGACTTCCAAGTTCTATGCCCATGATGAAAACGAGCAGGCCAAGGTGGGAGACAAGGTCCTCATCTCGGAGTGCCGCCCCCTCAGCAAGCTGAAGCGCTGGAACCTGGTCGAAGTGCAGAAGCACTAA
- a CDS encoding sigma-70 family RNA polymerase sigma factor, with protein MNEADELQIIRRIVDGEIEAFEHLVLHYQDRLLRMIATLLNDERRHAEDLAQIVFVEAFRRLKDFDPARSRFSTWLFMIARSRSLNALQKKSPALLAELPEQYADTPETEDRDRMRTLDQALHQLPGKQKRAFTLVALEDLSYAEAAQLESTTVGTIKSRVSRAREFLKASLTHP; from the coding sequence ATGAACGAAGCCGACGAACTCCAAATCATCCGACGCATTGTGGACGGGGAAATCGAGGCGTTTGAGCATCTCGTTCTTCATTACCAGGATCGCCTGCTCCGTATGATTGCCACACTTTTAAATGACGAAAGACGCCACGCCGAAGACCTCGCGCAGATCGTCTTCGTGGAAGCGTTTCGGCGCCTCAAGGATTTCGATCCCGCACGAAGCCGGTTCTCCACCTGGCTGTTTATGATCGCCCGCAGCCGCTCGCTCAACGCCCTCCAGAAAAAGAGCCCGGCTCTCTTGGCTGAACTTCCCGAACAATACGCCGACACACCCGAAACCGAAGACCGAGACCGCATGAGAACCCTCGATCAAGCCCTCCATCAGCTCCCCGGAAAACAAAAACGTGCCTTCACTCTCGTCGCCCTCGAAGACCTTTCCTACGCCGAAGCCGCCCAACTCGAATCCACCACCGTCGGCACCATCAAGTCCCGCGTTAGCCGCGCCCGTGAGTTCCTCAAAGCCAGCCTCACCCACCCCTGA
- the rpsH gene encoding 30S ribosomal protein S8, which produces MTDPISDFLTRIRNASAAGLQEVFIPFSKMKAELSRILQEEGYIWSYEVDTTDAHPRLKLKLKYQGRSPVLRSLTRISKPGLRKYVGATEIPRVLGGLGISILSTSRGIMTGARAKKAKVGGELLAQIW; this is translated from the coding sequence ATGACTGACCCGATTTCCGATTTTCTTACCCGCATCCGTAATGCCTCCGCCGCAGGCCTGCAGGAAGTGTTCATCCCCTTCTCCAAAATGAAGGCTGAGCTCTCCCGCATCCTTCAGGAAGAAGGCTACATCTGGAGCTACGAGGTGGACACCACAGATGCCCACCCACGCCTGAAACTGAAGCTCAAGTACCAGGGCCGTTCCCCGGTCCTTCGCAGCCTGACCCGCATCAGCAAGCCCGGCCTGCGCAAATACGTTGGTGCCACCGAGATCCCTCGCGTGCTCGGCGGCCTTGGCATTTCCATCCTGTCCACCTCACGCGGCATCATGACTGGTGCCCGTGCGAAGAAAGCCAAAGTGGGCGGCGAACTCCTGGCACAAATCTGGTAA
- the secY gene encoding preprotein translocase subunit SecY, producing MISAFANSFKIPDLRSRILFTLAMIVIVRIGASITLPGVDVTVLDEWIKNRTADAGSGAAQVAALLNVFSGGGLQNCAIFALGIMPYISASIMMQLLTAVVPKLSKLAREDGGRQKITQYTRLATIALCVFQGYLLAQSLENPGQNIFLGGLQDTIDRLGRPLVPDFNMGFVFTTVITITAGTMLMMWLGEMITERGIGNGVSLLICVNIVSDLPGAMVQVWQTYVGNVDGDMSKPATLVLLLAFMILVIAGVIALTQATRRIVIQYAKRVVGRKVYGGQTQYLPLKINYSGVMPIIFAQAILLFPSSIISSMFPDVGWVQRFSQAIASGWVYYAISGALIFFFSYFWVATMFQPTQISEDLKKSGGYIPGIRPGKPTADFLDFTMSRLTFAGAIFLTFLFIMPGLVSAGLGIAPQTAQFFGGTSLLILVGVVLDVMRQIETHLLQSHYDGFLKKGRIRGRFDRMQQSGNVANPATVVMLWSGIAVITLVGVAWLIYNKGM from the coding sequence ATGATTTCTGCCTTCGCCAACAGCTTCAAAATTCCTGACCTACGCTCGCGCATCCTTTTCACTCTGGCGATGATCGTCATTGTGCGCATCGGTGCTTCCATCACCCTGCCTGGTGTGGACGTGACCGTGCTGGATGAATGGATCAAGAACCGCACGGCTGATGCCGGCTCCGGAGCTGCCCAGGTTGCTGCTTTGCTGAACGTCTTCAGTGGTGGAGGATTGCAGAACTGTGCGATTTTCGCCCTGGGCATCATGCCTTACATTTCGGCATCCATCATGATGCAGCTGCTCACGGCAGTGGTGCCGAAGCTGAGCAAGCTGGCCCGTGAAGACGGCGGACGGCAGAAGATCACCCAATACACCCGCTTGGCCACCATCGCGCTTTGCGTGTTTCAGGGTTACCTTCTGGCACAGTCGCTGGAGAATCCCGGCCAGAACATCTTCCTCGGTGGTTTGCAGGACACGATTGATCGCCTGGGGCGGCCATTGGTACCTGACTTTAACATGGGGTTTGTTTTTACCACGGTCATCACCATCACGGCTGGTACGATGCTGATGATGTGGCTGGGTGAAATGATCACTGAGCGCGGCATCGGCAACGGTGTCTCCCTGCTGATCTGTGTGAACATCGTCTCTGATCTCCCTGGTGCCATGGTGCAGGTCTGGCAGACCTACGTCGGCAATGTGGACGGTGACATGAGCAAGCCGGCCACGCTGGTGTTGCTGTTAGCCTTCATGATTTTGGTCATCGCAGGGGTCATCGCCCTTACCCAGGCCACCCGGCGGATTGTCATCCAGTATGCCAAGCGCGTGGTCGGCCGGAAGGTTTATGGCGGCCAGACGCAGTATCTGCCCCTGAAGATCAATTATTCCGGTGTGATGCCGATCATCTTTGCCCAGGCCATCCTGCTGTTCCCTTCCTCCATTATCTCCTCCATGTTCCCGGATGTGGGCTGGGTACAGCGCTTCTCCCAGGCCATCGCCTCCGGCTGGGTTTATTATGCCATCTCCGGTGCCTTGATTTTCTTCTTCAGCTATTTCTGGGTGGCCACTATGTTCCAGCCCACGCAGATCTCGGAAGACCTCAAGAAGAGCGGTGGTTACATCCCTGGCATCCGCCCTGGCAAGCCGACGGCTGATTTCCTGGACTTCACGATGAGCCGCCTCACTTTCGCTGGTGCCATTTTCCTGACCTTCCTTTTCATCATGCCAGGTCTGGTCAGTGCCGGCCTGGGTATTGCGCCACAGACTGCCCAGTTCTTCGGCGGCACCAGCCTGCTGATTCTTGTCGGTGTCGTCCTTGACGTCATGCGCCAGATTGAAACGCACCTCCTGCAGAGCCATTATGACGGCTTCCTGAAGAAGGGCCGCATCCGTGGCCGTTTCGACCGCATGCAGCAGAGCGGCAATGTGGCCAATCCGGCCACCGTGGTCATGCTCTGGTCCGGGATCGCCGTCATCACCCTGGTGGGTGTGGCCTGGCTGATCTACAACAAGGGCATGTAA
- the rplN gene encoding 50S ribosomal protein L14: protein MLQMESSIPVADNTGARVAKMIGVLGKKNTRFAYVGDIITAHVRESTPTASVKKGEVVRAVVVRTAHPIRRNDGSILRFDRNAIVIIDKDNNPKGTRIFGPVARELRDKNFMKIVSLAPEVL, encoded by the coding sequence ATGTTGCAAATGGAGTCATCAATCCCGGTAGCCGACAATACCGGTGCCCGCGTCGCCAAAATGATCGGCGTGCTCGGCAAGAAGAACACCCGTTTCGCCTACGTCGGTGATATTATCACCGCCCACGTTCGTGAATCCACCCCGACCGCCAGCGTCAAGAAGGGCGAAGTCGTCCGCGCCGTCGTCGTCCGCACAGCGCACCCAATCCGCCGCAATGACGGCTCGATCCTGCGCTTTGACCGGAATGCCATCGTCATCATTGACAAAGACAACAATCCTAAAGGAACCCGCATCTTCGGTCCTGTAGCCCGTGAGCTGCGCGACAAGAATTTCATGAAGATCGTCTCCCTTGCCCCTGAAGTGCTATGA
- the rplF gene encoding 50S ribosomal protein L6: MSRVGKQPISLPDKVTVKIGEDRSVLVEGPKGKLTWTLPVGVSVANEGKELSVTRSSEDRRVRAMHGTSQRLISNMIEGVSKGYIRNLEIHGVGFRAAVKGNVIDLNLGQSHPRLHPIPEGVKVTVADNTKIAIEGIDKQVVGQLAADIRAYYPPEPYKAKGVRYAGEQIRRKAGKSVK, from the coding sequence ATGTCACGAGTCGGTAAACAACCCATTTCTCTCCCAGACAAGGTCACCGTCAAGATTGGCGAAGACCGCAGTGTCCTGGTCGAAGGCCCCAAGGGCAAACTCACCTGGACTCTTCCGGTGGGCGTCTCCGTCGCCAATGAAGGCAAGGAACTCTCCGTCACCCGTTCCAGTGAGGACCGCCGGGTCCGTGCCATGCACGGCACCTCCCAGCGCCTGATCAGCAACATGATCGAAGGCGTCAGCAAAGGCTACATCCGCAACCTTGAGATCCACGGCGTCGGTTTCCGCGCAGCGGTGAAGGGCAACGTGATTGACCTGAACCTGGGCCAGTCCCACCCACGTCTCCATCCGATCCCCGAAGGTGTGAAAGTCACCGTCGCGGACAACACCAAGATCGCGATTGAAGGCATTGACAAGCAGGTCGTCGGGCAGCTCGCCGCTGATATCCGCGCCTATTACCCGCCGGAGCCTTACAAGGCCAAGGGGGTCCGTTATGCAGGCGAGCAAATCCGCCGCAAGGCCGGCAAGAGTGTGAAGTAA
- the rplX gene encoding 50S ribosomal protein L24, translating into MSQIKTHVKKGDTVVVTSGAHKGAQGTIIEVQTAKNRVLIEGVRMIKKAVKPTQERPGGGIIEQEGPIHISNVKLAEEKTKAKTTKKKVAKKK; encoded by the coding sequence ATGAGCCAGATCAAGACCCACGTCAAAAAAGGCGACACTGTCGTCGTCACCTCCGGCGCCCATAAAGGTGCGCAGGGCACCATCATCGAAGTGCAGACCGCCAAAAACCGCGTCCTTATCGAAGGCGTGCGCATGATCAAGAAGGCGGTCAAGCCAACCCAGGAACGTCCGGGTGGCGGCATCATCGAGCAGGAAGGCCCGATTCATATCTCCAACGTCAAACTTGCTGAAGAGAAAACAAAAGCAAAAACGACGAAGAAGAAAGTTGCGAAGAAGAAGTAG
- a CDS encoding prenyltransferase/squalene oxidase repeat-containing protein yields the protein MTSLFTPPAGLMLMLAAWFASTGLQAQAPRPEIISPQVKSAVDKGLAWLLKQQQPAGYFSEQKTDKVPRRGDIPSHTAAMTALTLMGLASVGHLPGDPTPEGMAAQRALKFIVDNVEPDENGYLGRSDRSRMYGHGIMTLMLTEMLGMSPDEETDKKVRSMTENAIKLIVRAQSVPKSDANKGGWRYEPQSSDSDISVSVWQLMSLRAAKNSGIEVPKEAIDNAIAYIKRSYRAERDSNGKLKQLEAAFSYEPYGGRQTFSTTAAGLLSLQVAGIYDAPEVLGSSNWLLKFPPELNEPWFYYGCYYYAQGMYQRGGDHAATARQKTEQMLVSAQDPSGAWYPRNGNEKSAGPVYATALSLLSLSVYHHFLPIYQK from the coding sequence ATGACCTCCCTTTTCACCCCTCCTGCCGGTTTGATGCTGATGCTGGCAGCCTGGTTTGCATCCACCGGATTGCAGGCTCAGGCACCGCGTCCGGAGATCATCTCCCCTCAGGTGAAAAGCGCCGTGGACAAGGGACTGGCCTGGCTCTTGAAACAGCAGCAGCCCGCCGGGTACTTCTCTGAGCAGAAAACGGACAAGGTGCCCCGGCGTGGCGACATCCCCAGCCACACGGCGGCCATGACGGCGCTCACCCTCATGGGCCTGGCCTCTGTGGGCCACCTGCCCGGCGATCCCACACCGGAGGGCATGGCTGCCCAGCGGGCGCTGAAGTTCATCGTGGACAATGTGGAGCCGGATGAGAACGGCTACCTGGGCCGCAGTGACCGCAGCCGCATGTATGGCCACGGCATCATGACCCTCATGCTAACGGAGATGCTCGGCATGTCCCCGGATGAGGAGACGGATAAGAAGGTGCGCTCCATGACGGAGAACGCCATCAAGCTCATCGTCCGCGCGCAGAGCGTGCCCAAGAGCGATGCCAACAAAGGCGGCTGGCGCTATGAGCCGCAAAGCAGCGACAGCGACATCAGCGTCAGCGTCTGGCAGCTCATGTCCCTGCGAGCGGCAAAGAACAGCGGCATTGAGGTACCCAAGGAAGCCATTGATAACGCCATCGCCTATATCAAGCGCAGTTACCGGGCCGAGCGCGACAGCAATGGCAAATTGAAGCAGCTGGAGGCCGCCTTCAGTTATGAACCCTACGGCGGCCGTCAGACCTTCTCCACCACCGCTGCCGGTCTTCTGTCCCTGCAGGTGGCGGGCATCTACGATGCCCCGGAGGTGCTTGGCTCCTCCAACTGGCTGCTGAAATTTCCGCCTGAGCTCAATGAACCCTGGTTTTACTACGGCTGCTATTATTATGCTCAGGGCATGTATCAGCGCGGCGGCGACCACGCCGCCACCGCCCGCCAAAAGACCGAGCAGATGCTGGTCAGCGCCCAGGACCCATCCGGGGCATGGTATCCGCGGAATGGCAATGAAAAGAGCGCCGGCCCTGTCTATGCCACCGCGCTGTCCCTGCTGAGCCTCAGCGTGTATCACCACTTTCTGCCGATTTATCAGAAGTAA